GATAGGAATTAAAGCCTATAATATTTAAATTATCAAAATTATAAGTGCCAGATTCCTTTATAATACTAGGGTTTCCCTTTATTTCATCAATATAGCTGTGATCAAAATGAGAATGGCTTATGGTTACAAAATCAGCATTACCTTTGTATGTATCATAGCCAACTTGATTATTAAAGGGATCAGTTAAAATTAATCTGTTTTTTGAGTCTTTTATTAAAAAACTGGAGTGACCGAGCCATGTTAATTCCAAAATACAATTCATCTCCTTCAGAAATAAAAATTATTTGCCAAATTAACTACTTATATTTATTATAATACTATATTCATTTTATATTTGCATAAAACCAAGTATTTTGTTTATATAAATTTCAACATATAAAAACATAAAATCAAGGGAGATTATATATGAAAAAAATTTTTTATGTTAACATTTTTTTTCTCGTTTTAGTATTGATACAAATTTGTGGTGGATATGCATTAAATCCTATTATAAAATCATTACATTTGAATCTAGGTAGTGTTCTGATTTTAACACAGATACTATTTTTAATAATTCCTGTAATAATTTATCTAGTAGTAACAAGACAATCACCAGTAAAAGCTCTTAGGATAAAACCTCTGAAAATAGGAGATTTATCATTAGTGATACTTATAGGCTTTTTAGTAATACCTATCGCTTCTTTTTTAGGGCTTATAACAAACCTGGTATTTCACAATAATGTGGGAGATGTATTGAGTAAGATGAGCAGTTTGCCTCTTGGATTTATGATTGTAGTGGTAGCTCTAACTCCAGCTGTATGCGAGGAGATTACCATGAGAGGTGCTGTATTATCAGGATATAGGAAAATAGGTGTTCATAAGGCGGCAGTTATAACTGGTCTGCTATTTGGAATACTTCATCTAAATCCATCTCAATTTCTATATACCTTTGTCCTTGGAATAATACTGGCATATATGGTGAATGCAACGGGTTCTATTTTTTCTTCTATGATATGCCATTTTGTATTTAATGGATTCAACGTAATATCAGCCTGGAGAACTTTAAGAAATGGAGTAAAGCCTCCGGACATAACAACTCTTGATCCTAATTTACGAAATTCCATGTTTATTACTCTATTTATAGCTTCTATTATAAGTGTTGTAATTATAATTGCCATAATAAGAAAGCTTAAGAAAAACAATATGGGAAGTGTAGCTTCAGAGGATAGTAGAAATGATAATCTTTATGGCAGCAGCAGAGAAAGTTCAGAAGGTGTTTCAATAAACCCTGTAACAGCTTATTCGCCTATTATAGTAAGTGCAATTATATATTGTATATTCATATTTAATAATTATGTAAAGTTATAAAGTTTTCATAATTGACAAAATATTTATTGTAGAATATAATTTATTAATATGGAATAATTGAAAAGTTAATTTGATATAAAGGCTTTGATCAGGAAGAGTACTTAATTTTTATACTTAAAGAGAGTGGGAGTTGCTGTGAGCCCATAGTAGATACTTAGGGAAAATCACCTGTGAGCTGAGGACTGAAATTGAAAGTAAGTCTGTCCGTGTTATACGTTAAAATATAGGGTATGATTGTACCTGAATTTTACTATTTAGGTGGTATAGCGAATTAACTTCGTCCTATTGCGGATGAAGTTTTTTTATTCTATAAGGATTTATTTTATCAGCAATACTTTAGAATTTTAAAAAGTTGTTAATAATCTAAATATAATTTAGTTGTAATTTATACTAATTCATATAAAGTCATTGGAAGGGAGTTCTATATTATGTACAAAAAAGTGGATGGTTCTAAATCTTTTGTGGATATGGAAAAAGATGTACTAAAGCTTTGGCATGGGAAAGCAGTAATTAAAAAAAGTTTTGAATCTAATCAGGATGGTGAGTATTTTACTTTTTATGATGGACCACCTACGGCTAATGGAAAACCACATGTGGGTCATGTTATAACTAGAGTTATGAAGGATATTATTCCTAGATATAAAGTTATGAAGGGCTATAAGGTCTTAAGAAAGGCTGGATGGGATACTCACGGTCTTCCAGTAGAACTTGAAATAGAGAAAAAACTTGGAATTTCAGGTAAGCCTCAGATTGAAGAGTATGGAGTTGAAAAGTTTGTTAAGGAATGTAAGGACAGTGTTTTTTCCTATGTGAGTCTTTGGAAGGATATGTCTGAGAAACTGGGATTCTGGGTGGATATGGATAATCCTTATGTAACTTATCATAATGATTATATAGAATCTGTCTGGTGGGCATTAAAGACTATGTGGGATAAAGGACTTTTATACAAAGGTCATAAAATAGTACCTTATTGCCCAAGGTGCGGAACAGCATTATCTTCTCACGAAGTTGCTCAAGGGTATAAGGACGTAAAAGAAGCTACAGCCTTTGTAAAATTTAAAGTTAAAAATGAAGATAAATATATACTGGCATGGACAACAACGCCTTGGACTTTGCCTAGTAATGTAGCTCTTGCAATAAATAGAGCTTACACTTATGTGGAAGTCATAAATAATGATGAACATTTAATTCTTGCTAAGGATCTTTTGAAGGTGCTTGAAGGGGAATATGAAATAGTAAGGGAATTCAAAGGTGAAGAACTTTTAGGAACGGAATATGAACAGTTATTTAAGTTTGAAACTCCAAAGGAAAAAGCTTTCTATGTAGTCCATGGAGATTTTGTAACTTTATCTGATGGTACTGGAATAGTTCATATAGCACCAGCCTATGGTGAAGACGATAATCTGCTTGGTAAAAAATATGGATTACCACTAATAAACTTAGTAGATTTAGAAGGAAAATTTGTAGATGCTGTTGAGCCTTGGAAAGGATTATTTGTTAAAAAAGCTGATCCTAAAATACTTGAGTATATGAAAGAGAAGGGAACTCTTTATAAATCAGAGAAGTTCACTCACTCTTATCCTCACTGTTGGAGATGTGATACACCGCTTCTCTATTATCCAAAGGATAGCTGGTTTGTAAAAATGACTTCATTGAGGGATAAACTTCTTGAAAATAACAATAAGATTAACTGGTATCCTGATAACATCAGAACAGGAAGATTTGGTAAATTCCTTGAAAATGTTATTGACTGGGGAATAAGCCGTGATAGATATTGGGGGACACCTCTTCCAATCTGGGATTGTGAATGCGGTCATAGAGAATGTATAGGAAGTATAGAAGAACTTAAAGCTAAGGGTATAAATGTACCGGAAAATATTGAGCTTCATAAGCCATATATAGATGAAGTTAAATTAACTTGTTCAGTATGCGGAAAGCCAATGACAAGAACACAGGAAGTTATTGATTGCTGGTTTGATTCTGGTTCTATGCCTTTTGCACAGCATCATTATCCTTTTGAAAACAAGAAGTTATTTGAAGATAATTTTCCTGCTCAATTTATATCAGAAGCAGTGGATCAGACAAGAGGATGGTTTTATACTCTTTTAGCTATATCCACAGCTATATTTGATACAAATTCCTTTGAAAATTGTGTGGTTTTAGGCCATGTACTTGATAAGCACGGCTTAAAGATGTCAAAGCATAAGGGTAACGTGGTAGATCCTTTTGAAGTACTTGAACATCAAGGGGCAGATGCGGCAAGATGGCATTTTTATACTTCCAGTGCTCCTTGGCTTCCAACAAGATTTTCAGAAGAAGATGTAGCTGAAACTCAGAGAAAGTTCTTGAGTACTCTTTGGAATGTATATTCTTTCTATGTACTATATGCTGAAATAGATCAATTTAATCCTTTAGAGTATAAGGATTTTGTATCTGAAAATGTTATGGACAAATGGATTGTATCAAAGCTTAATACTTTAATTAAAGAAGTGGATGAAGATTTAAATACTTATAAGATAACTCAAGGTGCATTAGCTATTGAAAATTTTGTAGATGAACTTTCAAATTGGTATGTAAGAAGAAACAGATCAAGATACTGGACTACAGAACTTACAGAAGATAAGATAGGAGCATATACTACGCTTTATAATGTACTAGTGAATTTAAGCAAGGTAGCAGCACCATTTATACCATTTATGACAGAACAAATTTATCAAAGCTTAGTGGTAGCTTTAGATCCTAAGGCTAAAGAAAGTGTTCACTTATGTAATTGGCCTGAATACAATGAAAAATTTGTAGATAAGGATTTAGAAAATGATATGGACTTAGCTTACAAACTTGTTAAGCTTGGAAGAAGTGCAAGAAATGGAGCTAATATAAAGAACAGACAGCCTCTTGGAGAAATGCTTTTGAGTACAAAGGCTATACCAGCTTATTATGGTGATATAATAAAAGATGAATTGAATATAAAAGAAATTGTATTTGGTGCAGATCTTTCAAAATATGTTAATTTTGAAATAAAACCTAATTTGCCTGTACTTGGAAAGGCTTATGGAAAGTTGATACCAGGTATAAGAAAAGCAATAGCTGAAAGAGATCAGATGAGCCTTGCAAAGGCTGTAAATTCTGGAGAAACTGTAAAGATAGAAGTACAGGGAACAGAAATAGAGCTTAACAGCAGTAATCTGCTAGTAACAATGCAGGGATTGGAAGGTTTTGCTTTTGCAGGAGAAGGAGAACTTGGTGTAGTACTGGAAACTACTATAACTCCAGAATTGCAGGAAGAAGGATACGTAAGAGAAATATTAAGTAAGATTCAGAATATGAGAAAAGAAAGCGGCTTTGAGGTTGCAGATAAAATAGTTATCTATGCAGATAAAAATGATAAATTAGAAGCTGTAATTAAAAAATATGAGGATTCCATAAAGAAGGAAACTCTTGCTAATAATATTATATATAATTCAGAAAGAGAGTATTCTGAGTACAATATTAATGGAGAAGTTTTAAATCTATCAGTAGAAAAAAGTATTTAAATTACATTAATAGTGATTTTTTAGAAATATTAAGTTATAATTAGATAAAGCTATGTTTATAATAAACATAGCTTTATCTTTAAAATATTATTAATATTGATTATTATGAAAAAATAAATTAATTATACCTATTAAATATGAGATATTAGTTATACAAAAAATTCCGTTTATATTGTATACGTTTTATAATAAAATAACAAAATTAACAATAAAAGTAAGGGGTTGGTGCTAAATGGCAGCTTCAATAAAAGATGTAGCTAAAGAGGCGGGAGTTTCTATTGCCACAGTTTCAAGAGTTTTAAATGATGTAGATGTAGTAAATGAGGAAACTAAGAAAAAGGTTAGAGAGGCAATAAAGAAGCTTGATTACAGACCTAATATTGTAGCTAGAAGTTTAAAGACTCAGAGAACAAGAACTATAGGTATAATTGTACCGGATATTTCTAGTCAATTTTATCCTGAAGTAGTTAGAGGTGCAGAAGATGTATCTAACATCTATAACTACAATGTTATACTCTGCAATACAGATATGGATCATGAAAAAGAAATAGAATACTTGAGAGTATTGAGAGAAAAGATGGTAGATGGAGTTATATATATGAGCAACTGCCTTCAAGAGGATATCATAAAAATGTTAAAAGATTTATCCTTACCTACAGTATTAGTTGAGACAAGAGGAAAAGACTATGGATTTCCAAGCGTAACTATAGATAATGAGAAAGCAGGATATGATGCTACAGAATTTCTTATTAAAAAGGGAAATAAAAAAATTGCATATATAGGTGTAAATCCAGCTACAGAAAATGCCAGTGGTCTTAGAGTTAATGGATATAAAAAGGCCTTAGAGGACAATGGGTTAAAATATGATGAAAATCTAGTACAATTTGGCGGATTAAAGGCAGCTGATGGAAGAGATGGTATGGAAGCTATTTTGAGTAAAACAAAAATAGATGCAGTATTCTGTGCCAGTGATGAAATAGCTATGGGAGTTATTAATACCTTAAGGGATAATAATATAAAAGTACCAGAAGATGTAGATGTGGTAGGATTTGATAACATATATGCTTCTTCTATTTATTATCCAAAGCTTACTACAGTAGAACAGCCTATGTATGACATGGGATCTGTAGGTATGAGAATGCTCATAAAAATAATTAATAAATCAGAGCTTGAAGACGAGCATATAGTATTGGATTATAAAATAATTGAAAGAGATACCTGCAAAAAATAAGTGGTATCAAAGAGTACGCAGCTGCTCTTTGATACCTTTTACTTTTGTATTATAATTAAAACAATAAATTGTAAGGAGTAAAATTAATGGAAGATAAACTGCATATTCCTCAAATGTTTTTAATAGGATCTTCAGGGCGTAATAGCGGAAAAACAACTCTTGCAGTTAACTTTATTAATCAATGGAAAGATAAAATCCCTGTAATAGCACTAAAAGTTACAACTATAGAGAAAAAAGATGGAAAATGTCCAAGAGGGGGACAGGGCTGTGGAGTTTGTACAAATATTCATGAGAATTTCCAATTAATAGAGGAAAAAAATATAAATTCTAATAAGGATACCTCTCTTTTGCTGTCTTCAGGGGCTGAAAGGGTATTTTGGCTTAAGGTTCTAAAGAATTATATTTATGATGGGATAAAATCGTTTTTATCTAACATTCCAGAAAATGCTCTTATAATCTGTGAATCCAACAGCTTGCGTAAAATCGTTAGACCAGGAGTATTTATAATGCTTAAAAACAGCAAAGATGTCAGTATTAAAAAATCTGCCAGAGAAGTTATGGATAAAGCTGACTTGATTTTGGAAGGAGATTTTTTAGATATTATTGATGAAGTAGTTAAAAAGGTTAGTGTAGAAAGAATAAATGGATCTTTTAGTGTAAATATAAAATAGACTAATATGAATAAATTTTATTTGAATAAAATTATAGAATGATATATAAAACTAAAAAAATTTTACATATCATTCTATAGTTTTGTTGTTTTTATTTTGTTATATCTTTATTCCAAAACACATCTTTTTTTAGATATACAAATATAAGCATTAGTACAGGTAGTATAAAGGATGCTAAAGTTATTGGTTTAAATCCATTTGAGGAAATACTATAGGCAATATCAGCAATTGTAATAATAAAATAGATATAAACACCAATAGATTGTTTAAGTAATATTAATATTAATGATATCACTAATACTATGGATAGTATCAAATTTATAGTTATTTCAGTAGGATTAGTTGAAGCTAATGCATTTCTAACTTCTTCATTGGCAGAATTACTTGTAATTAATATGATTATACTTCCACATATGGATAAAATATATAATATCATATTGATAATTACTATGGTAAGTAATCCACCTCCTAATTTTTTAGGTTCAGTATTTTCCATGACATATTCCCCCCCTTCATAATAATTTATTTAATGGTTTATAGGATTATTCCATAAAGATTCATTAGGACAAACCTAGTTTTATTGTAAGATATATTAAATTATATGTAAATACATATGTCATAAACGGTTAAAATTCAGTCATTAAAGCTGTAAAATATCCATAAATTTACACAAATAAGTTCTTAATATAGTTTTTTGATAGTTAAAATTATTTAGGTGCATATAGATCTTTAATATTAGATAATATAGTTTGCAATATTATCTTTGTTATTTTATATATAAGTATTTTCTACAGTTGATTTTGGAGTATAAAACTTCCATATAAAAATAAAGATTATAATAATTACTAAGGTAACTGTAAGTCCACCTTCAGGGCCAAAGCTGCCGCCATTTATTATATTGGAAGAAGTATTTCTAACAGTATATATTCCATTAGTCTCATTACCACTTACAAGAAATCCAAATACATTACCCTCAAAATAATTCCAGGTTGTATGAAAGCCTATGGACATCCACAAATTTTTTGATTTGATAGCCATATACAGAGCTAAAAGGGCAAATAAGAATAGATTTACATAGCCCAGAAAACTGATTCCAGCATTAAAGGAGTGCATAGCGGCAAATATAATGGATGATACCACAATTGCTATCCACTTGTTAGTGGATTGTCTGAGCACTGTAAAGCAGTAACCTCTTGCAAACATTTCTTCATTTATACCAACAAAAATAAATAATATAAGTCCTGTTAAAGCAGATATACTAAAATTGGGGCTATAGAAAGAACCTATAAGCTTTATATTTCCAGTTGCGTACAATATAAAAAATACTAAGGTTAAAGCTACTCCTCCAAAGATTAATCCCAGTATAAGATCTCTGGAACCACGTCTTATATTAATTAAGCCAATATTCTTTATAGGTTTTTTATCGAACTTTTTCCAAAATATAAATATACTGATTATCATACAAATACATTGAGATAGCGTAGATATAAAGATTATAAACGAATTGAAATTTACGGTATTAATAATCTTATTGGGATTACTCATTAAACTTGGATTTGATAAAAATTTGGACAGGGCATAGACAGTTCCAATAACTATTTGGGTTAACAGTGTTAAGGCAAAGAAAACCATAAATACAATAGTTATTTTCCAGCCTGACCTTAGCTTGAAGTCTTTGTCCATA
This genomic window from Clostridium pasteurianum DSM 525 = ATCC 6013 contains:
- a CDS encoding CPBP family intramembrane glutamic endopeptidase, producing MKKIFYVNIFFLVLVLIQICGGYALNPIIKSLHLNLGSVLILTQILFLIIPVIIYLVVTRQSPVKALRIKPLKIGDLSLVILIGFLVIPIASFLGLITNLVFHNNVGDVLSKMSSLPLGFMIVVVALTPAVCEEITMRGAVLSGYRKIGVHKAAVITGLLFGILHLNPSQFLYTFVLGIILAYMVNATGSIFSSMICHFVFNGFNVISAWRTLRNGVKPPDITTLDPNLRNSMFITLFIASIISVVIIIAIIRKLKKNNMGSVASEDSRNDNLYGSSRESSEGVSINPVTAYSPIIVSAIIYCIFIFNNYVKL
- the ileS gene encoding isoleucine--tRNA ligase, giving the protein MYKKVDGSKSFVDMEKDVLKLWHGKAVIKKSFESNQDGEYFTFYDGPPTANGKPHVGHVITRVMKDIIPRYKVMKGYKVLRKAGWDTHGLPVELEIEKKLGISGKPQIEEYGVEKFVKECKDSVFSYVSLWKDMSEKLGFWVDMDNPYVTYHNDYIESVWWALKTMWDKGLLYKGHKIVPYCPRCGTALSSHEVAQGYKDVKEATAFVKFKVKNEDKYILAWTTTPWTLPSNVALAINRAYTYVEVINNDEHLILAKDLLKVLEGEYEIVREFKGEELLGTEYEQLFKFETPKEKAFYVVHGDFVTLSDGTGIVHIAPAYGEDDNLLGKKYGLPLINLVDLEGKFVDAVEPWKGLFVKKADPKILEYMKEKGTLYKSEKFTHSYPHCWRCDTPLLYYPKDSWFVKMTSLRDKLLENNNKINWYPDNIRTGRFGKFLENVIDWGISRDRYWGTPLPIWDCECGHRECIGSIEELKAKGINVPENIELHKPYIDEVKLTCSVCGKPMTRTQEVIDCWFDSGSMPFAQHHYPFENKKLFEDNFPAQFISEAVDQTRGWFYTLLAISTAIFDTNSFENCVVLGHVLDKHGLKMSKHKGNVVDPFEVLEHQGADAARWHFYTSSAPWLPTRFSEEDVAETQRKFLSTLWNVYSFYVLYAEIDQFNPLEYKDFVSENVMDKWIVSKLNTLIKEVDEDLNTYKITQGALAIENFVDELSNWYVRRNRSRYWTTELTEDKIGAYTTLYNVLVNLSKVAAPFIPFMTEQIYQSLVVALDPKAKESVHLCNWPEYNEKFVDKDLENDMDLAYKLVKLGRSARNGANIKNRQPLGEMLLSTKAIPAYYGDIIKDELNIKEIVFGADLSKYVNFEIKPNLPVLGKAYGKLIPGIRKAIAERDQMSLAKAVNSGETVKIEVQGTEIELNSSNLLVTMQGLEGFAFAGEGELGVVLETTITPELQEEGYVREILSKIQNMRKESGFEVADKIVIYADKNDKLEAVIKKYEDSIKKETLANNIIYNSEREYSEYNINGEVLNLSVEKSI
- a CDS encoding LacI family DNA-binding transcriptional regulator, yielding MAASIKDVAKEAGVSIATVSRVLNDVDVVNEETKKKVREAIKKLDYRPNIVARSLKTQRTRTIGIIVPDISSQFYPEVVRGAEDVSNIYNYNVILCNTDMDHEKEIEYLRVLREKMVDGVIYMSNCLQEDIIKMLKDLSLPTVLVETRGKDYGFPSVTIDNEKAGYDATEFLIKKGNKKIAYIGVNPATENASGLRVNGYKKALEDNGLKYDENLVQFGGLKAADGRDGMEAILSKTKIDAVFCASDEIAMGVINTLRDNNIKVPEDVDVVGFDNIYASSIYYPKLTTVEQPMYDMGSVGMRMLIKIINKSELEDEHIVLDYKIIERDTCKK
- a CDS encoding CPBP family intramembrane glutamic endopeptidase, which gives rise to MLKNIFMDKDFKLRSGWKITIVFMVFFALTLLTQIVIGTVYALSKFLSNPSLMSNPNKIINTVNFNSFIIFISTLSQCICMIISIFIFWKKFDKKPIKNIGLINIRRGSRDLILGLIFGGVALTLVFFILYATGNIKLIGSFYSPNFSISALTGLILFIFVGINEEMFARGYCFTVLRQSTNKWIAIVVSSIIFAAMHSFNAGISFLGYVNLFLFALLALYMAIKSKNLWMSIGFHTTWNYFEGNVFGFLVSGNETNGIYTVRNTSSNIINGGSFGPEGGLTVTLVIIIIFIFIWKFYTPKSTVENTYI